The Candidatus Acidiferrales bacterium region CCTTTTTCGAGCGCCGTGATGGCCGCCTGGAAGATGGGATGCTTGTAGGGCGCGCACCACGGTCGGCCCGTGCTCAGCGTTTTGAACTCCACCTGGACGCCCTTCGGGGCAAGCTGCCGGAGATATTTTTCGAGCGCCTTGCTGACCTTGATGGGGTCCTGATTGGGCACCAGCCGGGTCGAGAGCTTGGCATAGGCTTTCGAAGGCAGAACGGTCTTCGCGCCCTCGCCGGTATAGCCGCCCCAGATCCCGTTGAGTTCCAAAGTGGGCCGGGCCCAGATGCGCTCGAGGGTCGAAAAGCCGGCCTCGCCCACCAGGGCGTTTGTGCCGACGGTTTTCTTGAAATCCGACTCCTTCCACGGCAGCTTGGCGAAGGCTTTCCGTTCCGCCCCCGTCAGGGGCACGACGTCCTTGTAAAAACCCGGGATGGTAATGCGGCCGCGCTTGTCGTGGAGCTTCGAGATCATTTCGGCAAGGGTCGTAATCGGGTTGGCGACCGCGCCACCAAAGGTGCCGGAGTGAAGATCGGTGACTGGCCCCGTGATCCCCACCTGAAAATAAGCCAGGCCACGCAGGCCGTAGGTGATGGATGGGCAGCCCTTCTTGAGCATCCCGCTGTCGGAGACGACCAGGGCATCGTTCTTGAGCTTGTCGAGGTTGTGTTTGACAAAGTCGTAGAGGTTCTCGCTGCCGACTTCTTCTTCGCCCTCGATCAGCATCTTGATGTTGATGGGGAATTTGCCTTCGACCTTCTTGTAAGCCTCGAGCGCCTTCAGGTGGATGTGGACCTGGCCTTTGTCGTCCACCGCGCCGCGAGCATAGAGGTTGCCCTCGCGGACGCTTGGCTCGAAGGGCGGAGTCGTCCAGAGGTTGAAAGGCTCGGCTGGCTGGACGTCGTAGTGGCCGTAAAGAAGAATGGTGGGCTTGCCGGCGGCATGCAGCCAGTCGCCGGTGACGAGCGGGTGGCCTTTGGTCTCATGCCGCACGATGTTTTCGATGCCGGCGGCGCGCATCTTTTCCATCACCCAGTTGCAGGCGCGCTCGATGTCCGGTTTGTGTTCGGATTTCGTGCTGACGGAAGGAATGCGGAGAAATTCTTTCAACTCTTCCAGATGACTCTGCCGATTCTGCTCGATATATTCATAGACGCTTGCCATGGTTTGCTCCAGAGTGGGATTGGGAACAGGCTCCGTCGCGCGGCCTCAAAAAACGTATTCTAGGTTGCCTCGGGCAAGGTGACAAGCGAAAAGGGTGGGAATCGCCGCCAGGCGAAGAAGACCAATCGCCGGCTACGGCGAGGGAGGGCGCTCAAGAACCGCGGGAGGGGAGCGGCGGTCTGGTTCCTTGGTCTCGCTCTTTTGGCCGCTCCGCGATGCTCCCTCCGGTTTTGCGCCCTTGCTTTCCGGTTGCGATGGCGCGCGTGGCTGCGTATGCTAACTGACGTTTCAAGACAACAAGGACTTGGCTCGCGTTCATGACGGAAAAATCGCGCATCGAACAATTTAAGGAACTGCTCGCCCTCGACCCGGACGATCCGCTGGTGCACTACGGGTTGGGCAGTGAATACCTCAAAACGAAAGAGTATGCGGAGGCGGTGGCCTGTTTTCGTCGGGTGCTGGAGCTGAAGCCGGACTATTCGGCGGCTTATCGGGAACTGGGGAAGGCGCTCGAGGGCACCGGCGAAACCCAGGCAGCCGCAGAAATGTACCGCAAGGGCAAGGAGGTCGCCGGGCAAAAGGGCGACATACAAACCATCAAAGAAATGGATGTCTTCCTGCGCCGGATCGAGAGAACGGAATCAGGAGGGCTTTGAGGAATCGCCATGGAACTTGCTCCTGCTTACGAAAAGCTCGAACGAGCAAGCGCCGTTGTGATGGAAAAAATAGGCGAGCTGAACGAACTCGCCGCCACTCTCGCCGCCGGCACCCACCGCATTGCGCCGCGTGTCGAAGTGGACCAATTCCGCCAGATCCTCGACGACCTCGACTACGCCCTTGGCGAACACGCCCAGGCCCGCGAAGTATTCTTCAAAGCTATGCGCGGCGAGTAGCCTCCCGGTCCTCAGCCCTCAATCCGAGTTGGTCTATCGAGTCCTCATCCCTGTGGCCGCGGGCCGGGCGGAGGCGGAGAAACTA contains the following coding sequences:
- a CDS encoding dipeptidase, with product MASVYEYIEQNRQSHLEELKEFLRIPSVSTKSEHKPDIERACNWVMEKMRAAGIENIVRHETKGHPLVTGDWLHAAGKPTILLYGHYDVQPAEPFNLWTTPPFEPSVREGNLYARGAVDDKGQVHIHLKALEAYKKVEGKFPINIKMLIEGEEEVGSENLYDFVKHNLDKLKNDALVVSDSGMLKKGCPSITYGLRGLAYFQVGITGPVTDLHSGTFGGAVANPITTLAEMISKLHDKRGRITIPGFYKDVVPLTGAERKAFAKLPWKESDFKKTVGTNALVGEAGFSTLERIWARPTLELNGIWGGYTGEGAKTVLPSKAYAKLSTRLVPNQDPIKVSKALEKYLRQLAPKGVQVEFKTLSTGRPWCAPYKHPIFQAAITALEKGFGKKAVFIREGGSIPFVTHMYETFGKPCVLMGFGHPEENAHAPNEHLFLENYFGGIKSVAHFYEELSKVA
- a CDS encoding tetratricopeptide repeat protein; the protein is MTEKSRIEQFKELLALDPDDPLVHYGLGSEYLKTKEYAEAVACFRRVLELKPDYSAAYRELGKALEGTGETQAAAEMYRKGKEVAGQKGDIQTIKEMDVFLRRIERTESGGL